TTTTCAGCATAACGGAAGCCCATTTGATGTGCAGAAGTTGCATCATTGTTATCGACGTAGTAGGGCTAAACTTTAATTTTACTAATGCTTAAATCAGGTAGATCACTATGACGGATATTGATAAAAGCGGCATTTTTACGTTAGGTTCGCGTTCGGTTAAACGTCTCGGCTATGGCGCGATGCAGCTGGCCGGGCCTGGTGTCTTTGGCCCGCCAAAAAACAAAGAGGCGGCACTGGCAGTATTGCGCGAAGCCGTGGCGGCAGGAGTGAATCACATTGATACCAGTGATTTTTACGGCCCGCACGTCACCAATCAACTGATTCGGGAAGCATTACACCCGTACCGTGACGATCTGACGATTGTGACTAAAATCGGTGCCCGACGTGGGGACGATGCCTCCTGGCTACCGGCATTTTCGGCTCAGGAGCTTACCCAGGCGGTGCACGATAACCTGCGCAATCTGCAGCTGGACGTTCTGGACGTGGTGAATTTACGCATTATGTTTAGCGCTCACGGTCCTGCGGAAGGATCAATTGAGGAACCCTTAACGGCGCTGGTTGAATTGCAGCGTCAGGGTCTGGTGCGACATATTGGTCTAAGCAATGTGACCGCCACGCAGATTGCGCAAGCCCAGAGGATTACACCGATAGTCTGCGTGCAAAACCTCTTCAACATTGTTAATCGTAGCGATGATGCCATCATCGATGTGCTGGCGGAGCAGGGGATTGCGTATGTGCCTTTCTTCCCGCTGGGCGGATTTACACCGCTGCAATCATCCGGGCTGCAGGCCGTCGCGGATAAACTGAGTGCCACACCGATGCAAGTCGCGCTGGCCTGGTTACTTAAGCGTTCGCCGAATATTCTGTTGATTCCCGGCACGTCTTCAGTGGCGCACCTGCACGAGAATTTGGCGGCTGGCAATCTGGTGTTGCCGGATGACGCTCTGGCCACGCTGAACGCGCTGGCGGAATAACGTGCCTGTCTGACGGCCACGTTTTTATTCCGTGGCCGGTTCCACCATTCGACTTCTTCTGTGCAATTCTAACGCTTCTGCCACAATTTCCTGTTTGCTCAGGCGCGTTTCATACGCCGTCGCTCTGACATATTCGACCAGCGCGGATTGAATCCTCGCGCTTAACATTTTAAGGTCTGCATCCTTTGCGGTGCCGCGTGCTACACGCTTGTCCGGGTAATCTCGACTAGGCATTGTTCAAGTCCTCTTAACGCTGTCTTGTTAATTCGTGCTGTGAAATATGCGTTGGGAGTGAAAACAAGTCAACTTTCTAAAACCACGGTTCAGTTTGTATTAAATCCGTTAAAAAAACGCCCGTATTTCACGACGTTTTTCATTTGAAAGGGGAAAGGGTTCAGTATGGAAAGCGGGAAAAATAGCGGAAGTTAAGCATCCGGTTTTGCATAGGACGTAAACGGTTCGTTACACGAAATGATCACTACATAAAACTATCCAATGCAATAATAAATCAGGTCAATGAATTACGAAGATTTAAAGGGTTAACGACGAGCGCCGCTTCAAATGTATACATATGCAGTGGAATGTTTTTTTATGCATTGAGAAACGGATTTTGTATTTTTTGAGCGTTTCTCGCGTCGCTAACCTCACGCGATAGTCGTAACAATTTTGCAAAAAATGGTCGAAACGTTTAGTGCAAAAACAGAATAATATCCTGAAAAAGTTTTATTTTAGTGATTTTGTAGTGTCTGATTTTATGTGGTTAAGTGATGTTGATAGTGTGGTTGATGATATTTTAGTAGTGTTGGTCTAGTGTTGTCGTTTAATAAATGTATACTCTTGTTGCACTGGCAATTCACAAACCCGCTCTTATTGTGTGTTATCCTGCCAGGGTTTGCGTAATCAGGAAGTCACCGGTATGTATCACCTTTTTCTAGAATTCGATAGCCTCGAACCCGGCGTGAAGTCTGTGGAGGATTTGAAGTATGTGATCCGCGATGACAAACACACGGCGTTTGTGATGAGCGCAGTAGTGGCCAGGTTCATCAAAGATGCGCTAATCATGAACCACACTATCATCAGTCTGAAGAACTGCCGTTTTGCGTTCGATGGCGGGGCAGAGTTTGTGGAATTTGACGATAAAGGTCAGGCAACACTCTTTACCGAAACGCCGGACTGGTTTGTGACGCCGGGTGAATTTGCGCGTTCCCAGTGGTTAGTTAACCACGAACTTCACGACCTCATGACGCCGCAATTTATCGCGACCTTTCTGGAAATGTTCTCTGATGTCAAAAAGCGCCGTGAACACTGTAATGTGCTGTTTGATTTGCAACTCGAAGATAACCGTAAACGCGGTAAAGCCGACGCGAAACCGGCGAATAAACCCCGAGGCTCCACTAAGCAGAAGATTTTTGATCTCGGCTCGTTTGAGCTGTTCAGCCAGTTTTTTACCCGCCTGAAAAAATCCGTTGATGCTAATCAGTTCCCGACGGTTCAGGTGCTGACGGATATCGCGGAAGTTTCAAAAGTGCCTGCAAGCTTAAAAAGCGCCGTTCGAACCTGGTTTAAAGCCATTTCGTCCGAGATGCCGCCGAACACCAAAAGAGTGGGAGCCGGTAACGCTGAGCTGTTCTGCGCCCCTATTCGTGCCCAAGTCCAGCAAATTGAAGCCTATGGCGTCGAGCGCTATTACAAGAAACTGTCAAAAGCGATAGCCGATGGCGGCGATCGTTACATCGCCGATTTCACGTTTAAGCTGTAGGGTTAATACGGTTTAACTAAAACCGTTCATCATGATAAATGTCGGTTCTTTACGCTGGTGCTGATTAATCATCGGCACCAGCCGTCTGAAGTGCTCACTCGCACAATGCGCATCCAGTGCTGCGCGATCGGGCCACTCTTCGATGAAGATAAAATGCCCCGGATCTTTCTCATCGACATATAAATCGTAAGCAATACACAGCGGTTCCCGTTTAGTGGCTGCAACCAGCGCAC
Above is a window of Lelliottia jeotgali DNA encoding:
- a CDS encoding Aldo-keto reductase is translated as MTDIDKSGIFTLGSRSVKRLGYGAMQLAGPGVFGPPKNKEAALAVLREAVAAGVNHIDTSDFYGPHVTNQLIREALHPYRDDLTIVTKIGARRGDDASWLPAFSAQELTQAVHDNLRNLQLDVLDVVNLRIMFSAHGPAEGSIEEPLTALVELQRQGLVRHIGLSNVTATQIAQAQRITPIVCVQNLFNIVNRSDDAIIDVLAEQGIAYVPFFPLGGFTPLQSSGLQAVADKLSATPMQVALAWLLKRSPNILLIPGTSSVAHLHENLAAGNLVLPDDALATLNALAE